In one window of Leptospira sp. WS92.C1 DNA:
- a CDS encoding Mpo1-like protein, whose protein sequence is MATETAPKTYTTFKEFWPFYLGEHSHPLNRALHFIGTSFAIGWILTAIVNLNPYYIFAALFSGYLFAWIGHFFVEKNRPATFTYPFKSFMGDWVMYFYILTGQIGRELEKIGKK, encoded by the coding sequence ATGGCAACGGAAACCGCACCCAAAACATATACAACTTTCAAAGAATTTTGGCCTTTTTATTTGGGAGAACATTCCCATCCCTTAAATCGTGCGCTTCATTTTATCGGAACTTCGTTTGCGATTGGTTGGATTCTGACTGCGATTGTAAATCTCAATCCGTATTATATTTTTGCCGCACTGTTTTCAGGTTATCTATTTGCTTGGATCGGCCACTTCTTTGTGGAAAAAAATCGCCCCGCAACGTTTACGTATCCCTTTAAATCCTTTATGGGTGATTGGGTGATGTATTTCTACATTCTCACCGGACAGATCGGTAGAGAATTGGAAAAGATCGGTAAGAAATAA
- a CDS encoding deoxyribodipyrimidine photolyase, protein MFLKENLVRVRDLNQKPVLENRPYILYWMSTARRLYWNHSLDYAIHLSQKYKKELLIYEPVKVDYPWSSPRFHKFILEGMANHAKDAQKLGLVYRAFVETLDNPISEVFGSLTSSAALVVTDDYPAYIIPELFVQASKKIESKFLAVDSNSIIPLSQYGEFASAARILRYRVHRLFPEFWKFRSSSKPAKPFLENGNSWLEKNPDSPLKKIRWFSGDSEDIEKICKECNFICPDVLPVNKKNGGRKEGLKLLRRFLNQGLNGYGELRSQPKKPEESHSSLLSPYLHFGHISQEEIVSAVLDWNLEQSWNPGIIIPENRNKREGYFHPDSNVNSFLDELITWRDIGFLMFWKQPSFRKDLSILPDWIQKNLDYHRKDERPYLYSRDDLENARTHDAVWNAAQKELVLTGSMHNYMRMLWGKKVIEWTVDYETAFAILEDLNNKYAYDGRDPNSYTGILWCFGLFDRPWFPERNVFGNIRTMSSASTAKKFKLQSYFDYIRELEGFRTTLF, encoded by the coding sequence ATGTTTCTAAAAGAAAATCTTGTTCGAGTTAGAGATCTAAATCAAAAACCGGTTTTGGAAAATCGGCCGTATATTCTCTACTGGATGTCAACGGCAAGACGTTTGTATTGGAATCATTCCCTTGATTATGCGATCCATCTTTCCCAAAAATATAAAAAAGAGCTCCTGATCTACGAACCGGTAAAAGTGGATTATCCGTGGAGTTCCCCTCGATTTCACAAATTTATTTTAGAGGGAATGGCGAATCATGCAAAGGATGCACAAAAACTCGGATTGGTTTATCGAGCCTTTGTGGAAACTCTTGACAATCCTATTTCCGAAGTTTTTGGAAGTTTGACTTCCAGTGCTGCGTTAGTCGTCACAGATGATTACCCGGCTTATATCATTCCGGAACTGTTTGTTCAGGCGAGTAAAAAGATAGAATCCAAATTTCTCGCAGTAGATTCCAATTCGATCATCCCTTTGTCTCAATATGGAGAATTTGCCTCCGCCGCGAGAATTCTGAGATATCGTGTGCATCGATTGTTTCCGGAATTCTGGAAGTTTCGATCTTCTTCCAAACCGGCAAAACCTTTTTTAGAAAACGGAAATTCTTGGCTGGAGAAGAATCCGGATTCTCCTTTGAAGAAGATTCGATGGTTTTCCGGAGATTCGGAGGATATAGAAAAAATATGCAAAGAATGTAATTTTATTTGTCCTGACGTTTTGCCGGTAAACAAAAAAAACGGAGGGAGAAAGGAAGGGTTGAAGCTGCTTCGGAGATTCTTAAACCAGGGTTTAAACGGATACGGAGAATTGAGAAGTCAGCCTAAGAAACCGGAAGAATCTCATTCTTCTCTTTTATCTCCCTATCTTCACTTCGGACATATCTCTCAGGAAGAGATAGTAAGCGCGGTACTTGATTGGAATTTGGAACAATCTTGGAATCCGGGAATCATCATTCCCGAAAACAGGAATAAGCGCGAAGGATACTTTCATCCGGATTCGAATGTAAATTCGTTTTTAGATGAACTCATAACGTGGAGGGATATCGGTTTTTTAATGTTCTGGAAACAACCCTCGTTTCGAAAAGATCTTTCCATTCTTCCGGATTGGATTCAGAAAAATCTGGACTATCACAGAAAAGACGAACGTCCGTATCTCTATTCCAGAGACGATTTGGAGAACGCAAGAACGCATGACGCGGTTTGGAACGCGGCTCAGAAAGAATTGGTCCTAACCGGAAGCATGCACAATTATATGAGAATGCTCTGGGGGAAAAAAGTGATCGAATGGACCGTCGATTACGAAACCGCGTTTGCGATTCTCGAAGACTTGAACAACAAATACGCGTATGATGGAAGGGACCCGAATTCTTATACTGGAATTTTATGGTGTTTCGGTTTGTTTGATCGGCCTTGGTTTCCGGAGAGAAACGTATTCGGTAACATTCGAACTATGTCATCGGCTTCCACCGCAAAAAAGTTTAAACTTCAGTCTTACTTTGATTATATTCGGGAGTTGGAAGGATTTAGAACCACACTGTTTTGA
- the groES gene encoding co-chaperone GroES gives MASIKPLGDRVLVEPRQEAEEKIGSIFVPDTAKEKPQEGKVVEVGSGKYEDGKLVPLEVKVGDTVLYGKYSGTEIKSEGKEYLIIRESDILAVVKK, from the coding sequence ATGGCATCGATTAAACCTCTGGGTGACAGAGTTCTCGTAGAACCAAGACAGGAAGCCGAGGAAAAGATCGGTAGCATTTTCGTTCCTGATACGGCAAAAGAAAAACCTCAAGAAGGTAAGGTTGTCGAAGTTGGAAGCGGTAAATACGAAGACGGAAAACTCGTTCCTCTTGAAGTAAAAGTAGGCGATACCGTCCTTTACGGAAAATATTCCGGAACTGAAATCAAATCCGAAGGCAAAGAATATCTCATCATCCGTGAGAGTGATATTCTCGCTGTTGTTAAAAAATAA
- the groL gene encoding chaperonin GroEL (60 kDa chaperone family; promotes refolding of misfolded polypeptides especially under stressful conditions; forms two stacked rings of heptamers to form a barrel-shaped 14mer; ends can be capped by GroES; misfolded proteins enter the barrel where they are refolded when GroES binds), protein MAKEIEYNETARRKLLEGVNKLANAVKVTLGPKGRNVVIDKKFGAPTITKDGVTVAKEIELDDPLENMGAQMVKEVSTKTNDVAGDGTTTATILAQSIINEGLKNVTAGANPMSLKRGIDKAVTAAVESIQKRAVKIENKKDIANVASISANNDNTIGNLIADAMDKVGKDGVITVEEAKSIETTLDVVEGMQFDRGYISPYMVTDPEAMIATLNDPFILIYDKKISSMKDLIHVLEKVAQAGKPLVIISEEVEGEALATIVVNTLRKTISCVAVKAPGFGDRRKSMLEDIAILTGGQVISEDLGMKLENATLQMLGRANKVTVDKENTTIIEGKGQTKDIQGRIGQIKKQIEDTSSEYDREKLQERLAKLAGGVAVIHVGAATEVEMKEKKARVEDALSATRAAVEEGIVPGGGLTLLKAQEAVAALKLEGDEATGAKIIFRALEEPIRMITNNAGLEGSVIVEHAKSKKGNEGFNALSMVWEDLLVAGVVDPAKVVRSALQNAASIGSMILTTEVTITDKPEKDAPNPMAGMGGGMGGMGGMM, encoded by the coding sequence ATGGCTAAAGAAATAGAATATAACGAAACAGCAAGACGTAAGCTCCTTGAAGGCGTGAACAAACTTGCAAACGCGGTGAAAGTTACCCTCGGCCCGAAAGGTCGTAACGTAGTCATCGATAAAAAATTCGGCGCTCCCACCATCACTAAAGACGGTGTGACCGTTGCAAAAGAAATCGAACTCGACGATCCTTTGGAAAACATGGGCGCTCAGATGGTAAAAGAAGTTTCCACGAAGACAAACGATGTCGCCGGAGACGGAACCACCACTGCAACCATTCTTGCGCAATCCATTATCAACGAAGGTTTGAAAAACGTAACCGCAGGGGCTAACCCGATGTCTCTAAAAAGAGGGATCGACAAAGCAGTAACCGCAGCCGTAGAAAGCATTCAAAAAAGAGCCGTTAAGATCGAAAACAAAAAAGACATCGCTAACGTAGCTTCTATCTCCGCTAACAACGACAATACAATCGGTAACTTAATCGCTGACGCAATGGATAAAGTCGGTAAAGACGGAGTCATCACTGTGGAAGAAGCGAAGTCTATCGAAACCACTCTTGACGTTGTGGAAGGGATGCAGTTCGACAGAGGATACATTTCACCGTATATGGTGACCGATCCGGAAGCGATGATCGCTACTCTGAACGATCCGTTTATCCTCATCTATGACAAAAAGATTTCCTCTATGAAAGACCTAATCCACGTGCTGGAAAAAGTCGCTCAAGCGGGAAAACCTTTAGTGATCATCTCGGAAGAAGTGGAAGGAGAAGCGTTAGCTACGATCGTAGTAAACACTCTCAGAAAAACAATTTCCTGCGTAGCAGTGAAGGCTCCGGGTTTCGGAGATAGAAGAAAGTCCATGTTGGAAGACATCGCGATTCTTACCGGCGGACAAGTGATTTCCGAAGACCTCGGAATGAAACTGGAAAACGCCACTCTTCAAATGCTCGGCCGTGCGAACAAAGTGACCGTGGATAAAGAAAACACTACGATCATCGAAGGAAAAGGTCAGACAAAAGATATCCAAGGAAGAATCGGTCAGATCAAAAAACAAATCGAAGATACTTCTTCCGAATACGATAGAGAAAAACTCCAAGAAAGACTCGCAAAACTCGCGGGTGGGGTTGCGGTCATTCACGTTGGGGCCGCTACTGAAGTGGAAATGAAAGAGAAAAAAGCCCGTGTGGAAGACGCTCTTTCCGCGACTCGCGCAGCGGTTGAAGAAGGAATCGTTCCCGGTGGTGGTTTGACTCTTCTCAAAGCGCAAGAAGCGGTTGCCGCTCTGAAATTGGAAGGAGACGAGGCTACCGGAGCAAAAATTATCTTCAGAGCTCTGGAAGAACCGATCCGTATGATCACCAACAACGCTGGCCTGGAAGGATCTGTGATTGTGGAACACGCAAAAAGCAAAAAAGGAAACGAAGGTTTCAACGCGCTGTCCATGGTTTGGGAAGACCTTCTTGTAGCCGGAGTTGTTGACCCTGCGAAAGTGGTTCGTTCCGCTTTACAAAACGCAGCTTCCATCGGCTCTATGATCCTGACTACAGAAGTTACGATCACCGATAAACCAGAAAAAGACGCTCCTAACCCGATGGCGGGAATGGGCGGCGGTATGGGAGGAATGGGCGGAATGATGTAA
- a CDS encoding SIMPL domain-containing protein produces the protein MKKIFTLFLLSTPFLGIISEAKQTIIVSGNGSSIVQIDYIQLTFSVEAEDKDAKVAQEKNFERSAAVIKTLSKSFKIDPKDIYSTDYSLQRIYLEEGKQRPYLSTSGILLKLRNLNLYKDLLLELQKQGLNQVSGIEFKSDKTEKYEKEALVAAYEDAKNKALILVKTIGKKEVRALKIIESDSIQTLPIDHLRSKLANEVQSPISVGERYINARISVEFEVQ, from the coding sequence ATGAAGAAAATATTCACGCTCTTTTTACTTTCGACTCCATTCTTAGGAATCATTTCCGAAGCCAAACAAACGATCATCGTTTCCGGAAACGGATCTTCGATCGTGCAAATCGATTACATACAACTTACCTTTTCCGTAGAAGCGGAAGATAAGGACGCTAAAGTCGCTCAAGAAAAAAATTTTGAAAGGAGCGCGGCGGTTATCAAAACTCTTTCAAAAAGTTTCAAAATCGATCCAAAAGACATTTATAGCACAGACTATTCCCTCCAGAGAATATACTTGGAAGAAGGAAAACAAAGACCATATCTTTCCACATCCGGAATTCTTCTTAAATTGAGAAATCTGAATCTCTATAAAGATCTGCTTTTAGAATTACAAAAACAAGGCCTCAATCAAGTGAGCGGAATCGAATTCAAATCCGATAAAACGGAAAAATATGAAAAAGAAGCGTTAGTCGCCGCTTACGAAGATGCAAAAAACAAGGCCCTGATCCTTGTAAAAACAATCGGTAAAAAGGAAGTTCGGGCTTTAAAAATCATAGAATCCGATTCCATACAAACTCTTCCGATAGACCACCTCAGAAGTAAACTGGCAAACGAAGTTCAATCCCCAATTTCCGTCGGAGAGAGATACATAAATGCGAGAATTTCCGTAGAGTTCGAGGTTCAGTAG
- a CDS encoding DUF1579 domain-containing protein, which yields MSKEKFQQSKSNGIHKELESLVGNWKGVSQMMFEEGKVTDQSPITGSIKLVLGGRFLLHEYKGSFEGEPFEGIAFYGYHIDKQKYESAWIESFGMGTGILFSEGTPGATDWSFTGHYGGETPETRWGWRTSIEKDGNNKLTIFSQNLRPDGAKAGGFRILYERET from the coding sequence ATGAGCAAAGAAAAGTTTCAGCAGTCCAAAAGCAACGGGATTCACAAAGAATTAGAATCCCTGGTCGGCAACTGGAAAGGTGTATCCCAGATGATGTTCGAGGAAGGAAAGGTTACCGATCAATCTCCCATTACAGGGTCCATAAAATTGGTGTTAGGTGGTCGTTTTCTTTTGCACGAATACAAGGGAAGTTTCGAAGGGGAACCCTTCGAAGGAATTGCATTCTATGGCTATCATATCGACAAACAAAAATACGAATCCGCTTGGATCGAAAGCTTTGGAATGGGAACCGGAATCTTATTTTCGGAAGGAACACCCGGTGCGACGGATTGGTCTTTTACTGGACACTACGGAGGAGAAACTCCGGAAACCCGCTGGGGTTGGAGAACTTCGATTGAAAAAGACGGAAACAATAAACTGACGATCTTTTCCCAAAACCTCAGACCGGACGGTGCAAAGGCGGGCGGGTTCCGTATTCTCTACGAACGGGAAACTTAG
- a CDS encoding acetyl-CoA carboxylase biotin carboxylase subunit family protein, with the protein MKQKGYFLSIGAGINQVPLITSAIQLGYSVIAVDQNDRAPGLALASLRIMESITEYRKILKVVSEIPMQGTIVGIGTRSYGKATYTTSYIADKMKLRYASLACVEICSNKNRLKEAAKKVGILTPEGYDLSAGISKNQFPFVYKPSRGNGKEGIHTFHHSEEWEQYLKSKKKTPKSKTLVSKKKSGTAIIEKEEWIAEEYIPGFEITVCGLVQNGDFFPASISHKDVTSYAPYLEKSHILPFLHTELIGEILLNCRALVTATQMNNCPFVAEFRINPLGEIYLIETVPEVGGEYLADSLIPNYFGTTYFENLVKLLVGEKIKPFSQYSYLPKKYAGVFFSVPPQGKSKLIRHSEFYVQGKEKLLFDHKLKQPGDVLKTEDGNGTRVRSVGLLGPTQQNQTIQEWKESVQQRLGSEFETF; encoded by the coding sequence ATGAAACAAAAGGGGTATTTTCTTTCCATCGGAGCCGGAATCAATCAGGTTCCACTGATCACTTCCGCGATCCAATTGGGATATTCTGTGATCGCAGTGGATCAAAATGATCGCGCACCGGGATTGGCTCTCGCCTCTCTTCGAATCATGGAGTCGATCACGGAATATCGTAAAATTCTAAAGGTCGTATCCGAAATTCCTATGCAGGGAACCATAGTGGGCATAGGAACCCGCTCTTACGGAAAGGCGACATACACAACTTCGTATATCGCTGATAAAATGAAACTACGTTATGCGTCTCTTGCCTGCGTTGAAATTTGTTCAAATAAAAATCGTCTCAAAGAGGCCGCCAAAAAGGTCGGAATCCTTACTCCCGAAGGTTATGATCTTTCCGCGGGAATTTCCAAAAATCAGTTCCCTTTTGTATATAAACCTTCCCGTGGTAACGGCAAGGAAGGAATTCACACCTTTCATCATTCGGAAGAATGGGAACAATATCTCAAATCCAAGAAAAAAACTCCCAAATCCAAAACCCTCGTATCCAAAAAGAAAAGCGGAACCGCGATTATCGAAAAAGAAGAATGGATCGCTGAAGAATACATTCCCGGATTTGAAATCACGGTTTGCGGCCTTGTACAAAACGGTGATTTTTTTCCGGCCTCCATCTCTCACAAGGACGTAACGAGTTACGCTCCTTATTTAGAAAAATCTCATATACTTCCGTTCTTACACACCGAACTGATCGGAGAAATCCTACTCAATTGTAGAGCTCTTGTTACCGCGACACAGATGAACAATTGTCCTTTTGTAGCGGAGTTTAGGATCAATCCCTTGGGAGAGATCTATCTTATCGAAACGGTTCCGGAAGTCGGTGGAGAATATCTGGCAGATTCTCTGATTCCGAATTATTTCGGTACAACTTATTTTGAAAATTTAGTCAAACTCCTGGTGGGAGAAAAAATCAAACCGTTCTCCCAGTATTCTTATCTTCCCAAAAAATACGCGGGAGTATTCTTCTCCGTGCCACCTCAAGGAAAATCAAAACTCATTCGACATTCCGAATTTTATGTTCAAGGAAAAGAAAAACTGCTCTTTGATCACAAATTAAAACAACCCGGAGACGTTTTAAAAACCGAAGACGGAAACGGAACCCGAGTCCGAAGTGTGGGACTTCTCGGTCCTACACAACAAAATCAAACCATACAAGAATGGAAAGAATCCGTTCAACAAAGACTGGGCAGCGAGTTTGAAACCTTCTGA
- a CDS encoding class I SAM-dependent methyltransferase: protein MKPSEPSSQSAWNTHYTRNKSRLGYPDENLVRMLSRVFSDFQQKNLKLTALDFGAGSGRHCVLLNELGYQVYATDYTENSINTISREYPFVKTSITTEPPFPFEDAFFDVIVSWGVLHYNSVEAAAKILKDKKRILKKGGYLAGSVRAVGDTHLQAQGSTIQTPDLKGAYSRFYTLEELKEDLKDFSRVEFGYTERTPLGKLEERICHWIFLAKL, encoded by the coding sequence TTGAAACCTTCTGAACCTTCTTCACAGTCGGCCTGGAACACTCATTATACGAGAAATAAATCCAGACTTGGATATCCGGATGAAAATCTAGTTCGAATGCTTTCTCGGGTTTTTTCCGATTTTCAACAAAAGAATTTAAAACTCACGGCCCTCGATTTCGGAGCGGGCTCCGGAAGACATTGCGTTTTGTTAAACGAACTCGGATATCAAGTGTATGCTACCGATTACACCGAAAACTCGATCAACACGATCTCCAGGGAATATCCGTTTGTAAAAACGTCCATCACGACGGAGCCACCCTTTCCCTTTGAGGATGCCTTTTTCGACGTCATCGTAAGCTGGGGTGTTCTTCATTACAATTCGGTCGAAGCCGCCGCAAAAATCCTAAAAGACAAAAAACGAATCCTCAAAAAAGGCGGCTACCTCGCGGGATCCGTTCGCGCGGTGGGAGACACTCATCTCCAGGCTCAAGGAAGCACGATTCAAACCCCCGATTTAAAAGGTGCTTATTCCCGTTTTTATACTTTGGAAGAATTGAAAGAGGATCTCAAAGACTTTTCTCGAGTAGAGTTCGGATACACGGAGAGAACTCCGTTGGGAAAACTGGAAGAAAGGATCTGTCATTGGATTTTTCTGGCCAAACTCTAA
- a CDS encoding class I SAM-dependent methyltransferase: MDFSGQTLSETCPCCKNSDWKFLYHSTFNHYNIPIYLCECCGLQIQYPRPKASELYTEEYYTGNADFSYRDERKTERFDRYVWKARIKNIQKFKQSGEFLDVGCSFGGFLNCAQEAGFRVTGVEISPYSAEVAKARGFQVFQGEFIDADLPENFFDVVTLVEVIEHLSEPALVFKKFFRILKPGGLLLLQTANFEGLQAIEAGSAYHYYLPGHFYYYSESNLKKILDQSGFTNHITYPGVDFSLLAKLLKSRGSFQSLKEYWKWIRISIYHWKSKFKKKGRPLTSSMVLYSFKAE, translated from the coding sequence TTGGATTTTTCTGGCCAAACTCTAAGCGAAACTTGTCCTTGCTGCAAGAACAGCGATTGGAAATTCCTATATCATTCCACATTTAATCATTACAATATTCCAATTTACTTATGCGAATGTTGCGGCCTACAGATTCAATATCCGAGACCGAAAGCGTCCGAACTATACACTGAAGAATACTATACCGGAAACGCCGACTTTTCGTATCGGGACGAAAGAAAGACAGAGCGTTTTGATCGTTACGTCTGGAAGGCACGAATCAAAAACATCCAAAAGTTTAAACAAAGCGGAGAATTTTTGGATGTAGGCTGTTCCTTTGGAGGCTTTTTAAACTGTGCTCAAGAAGCTGGATTTCGCGTAACCGGGGTGGAGATTTCGCCGTATTCTGCCGAAGTTGCAAAAGCCCGTGGATTTCAAGTGTTCCAAGGAGAATTTATAGACGCGGATCTTCCTGAAAACTTTTTCGACGTAGTAACACTCGTGGAAGTGATCGAACATCTTTCGGAGCCAGCCCTCGTTTTTAAAAAATTTTTCCGAATTTTAAAACCGGGAGGACTTCTGCTTTTACAAACCGCTAACTTCGAAGGTCTACAAGCGATCGAAGCCGGATCCGCGTATCACTACTACTTACCCGGTCATTTTTACTATTATTCCGAATCCAATCTGAAAAAAATTCTTGATCAATCCGGATTTACCAATCACATCACATATCCCGGAGTCGATTTTTCGCTCTTAGCAAAATTACTCAAGTCGCGGGGAAGTTTCCAATCGTTGAAAGAATATTGGAAATGGATTCGAATCTCGATCTATCATTGGAAGAGCAAATTTAAAAAAAAAGGCAGGCCCTTGACTTCTTCGATGGTGTTATACAGCTTTAAGGCGGAATGA
- a CDS encoding YhjD/YihY/BrkB family envelope integrity protein, with the protein MLHLLKPGWLTDSDKIPEKGLLRIFVLFIRVIVGSAYRFIKDNCLMQASGISYTTIVSLIPMLIVALSLITITSGLENRKEEIFDTINGFILQSNLNVDINTYLEAIGDLIDTASQIGAIGFVILVFSATAVLRSLENAFNGIWRISSSRSLFQKLVFYFFVLAIGPLLFVIGEGVAEKAIDFFRPPHYFSMERDFTGKIWVAGENGTLFRMDGNLKRDYSIRDDEIDFENMKCLDNLGGRLDFCKKPELNESDFIKIKIKEGMIYVLSLKGVLLVRPVESSVWTLTSFEGVELKDMEAVNQNNIFIVFKNGEVLHYIPEGISFKPIFKDRLKMNAARVYFPDALNGYIVDESGTVWTSNDGGFNFFPNRLTHLEFHDIHKAENGNIFLAGERGILYRSKDGGNSWIELSHKRYNFVRVWSFTGTDTMELFVMDSLGHILISTDEGDHWNPFYTPMNGKLWANILLERKENGKIRMLNVGEYRTVSITESKDQKFSTNLVTGGDSVFSIYSFLRISFPLSGIWLFFLSLYSLIPNTKVPLKASAVGAAVTGIIFLVFLWGFQVYLSSFSETTMIIYKALAAIPIFLLGVYSLSLIVLFGAEITASLQYRERYLAPLHSVEAMHSSPSNEFRKLILTLKTAYLIQKEKKVPSSSLQLSAHSGLKEEEIPILTKRLCELEFLSETKKNEFVPIASPTDLSLGDIYRKIPEPLLTGDKEFNLFPGNLHSKIEKTEDKLQSDLDGIYFSDLIV; encoded by the coding sequence ATGTTACATCTTTTAAAACCAGGTTGGTTGACCGATTCCGATAAGATACCCGAAAAAGGACTTCTCAGAATCTTCGTGCTTTTTATCCGAGTCATCGTCGGTTCCGCTTATCGCTTCATCAAAGACAACTGTTTGATGCAGGCTTCGGGAATTTCATACACCACAATCGTTTCCTTGATTCCTATGTTGATAGTAGCTCTTTCTTTGATCACAATCACTTCCGGTCTGGAAAACAGAAAAGAGGAAATCTTTGATACTATTAACGGTTTCATTTTGCAAAGCAATCTCAACGTCGACATCAATACGTATTTAGAAGCAATCGGGGATTTGATCGATACGGCAAGTCAGATCGGGGCGATCGGTTTTGTGATTCTCGTTTTTTCGGCGACGGCGGTATTACGATCTCTTGAAAACGCATTTAACGGAATCTGGAGAATCAGCTCAAGCAGATCTTTATTTCAAAAATTAGTTTTTTACTTTTTTGTTTTGGCGATCGGACCTCTTCTTTTCGTGATCGGAGAAGGTGTTGCCGAAAAGGCCATCGATTTTTTCAGACCGCCGCACTACTTTTCAATGGAAAGAGATTTCACAGGAAAAATCTGGGTTGCCGGGGAAAACGGCACTCTCTTTCGAATGGATGGAAATCTCAAACGAGACTACTCGATTCGAGATGATGAGATTGATTTTGAAAATATGAAATGCCTCGATAATCTCGGAGGCAGACTCGATTTTTGCAAAAAACCGGAACTAAACGAATCCGATTTTATCAAGATCAAAATCAAGGAAGGAATGATCTATGTACTTTCCTTAAAGGGAGTCCTGCTCGTCCGACCGGTGGAATCCTCCGTTTGGACGCTGACTTCTTTTGAAGGAGTCGAGCTAAAAGATATGGAAGCGGTAAATCAAAATAACATTTTTATTGTATTCAAAAATGGAGAAGTTCTTCATTATATTCCGGAAGGAATTTCCTTTAAACCGATATTTAAAGATCGATTAAAAATGAACGCGGCCAGAGTTTATTTTCCGGATGCACTCAACGGATACATCGTCGACGAATCCGGAACAGTCTGGACGAGTAACGACGGAGGATTTAACTTCTTTCCAAACCGTCTGACACATTTAGAATTTCATGATATACATAAGGCGGAGAACGGAAACATCTTCTTAGCGGGAGAAAGAGGAATTTTATACCGATCCAAGGACGGTGGAAATAGCTGGATCGAGCTTAGCCATAAGCGTTACAACTTTGTAAGAGTCTGGTCTTTTACCGGAACCGATACGATGGAGTTATTTGTGATGGACAGTCTCGGCCATATTTTGATTTCCACGGACGAGGGTGATCACTGGAATCCGTTTTACACTCCTATGAACGGAAAGTTATGGGCCAATATTCTTTTGGAAAGAAAGGAAAACGGCAAAATTCGAATGCTCAATGTGGGAGAATATCGCACGGTCAGCATCACGGAATCCAAGGATCAAAAATTTTCCACAAACCTTGTGACCGGAGGTGATAGCGTATTTTCCATCTATTCTTTTTTAAGAATATCATTCCCTCTTTCTGGAATCTGGTTGTTCTTTCTCAGTCTTTACTCTTTGATACCGAACACAAAGGTGCCACTCAAAGCATCCGCGGTCGGAGCCGCAGTAACCGGTATCATATTTCTCGTCTTTCTCTGGGGATTTCAGGTATATCTGTCCTCATTTAGCGAAACGACGATGATCATCTATAAGGCATTGGCTGCGATTCCGATTTTTTTATTGGGAGTATATTCTCTTTCCTTAATAGTATTATTCGGAGCCGAGATAACGGCCTCCTTACAATACAGAGAAAGATATCTCGCGCCGTTACATTCCGTAGAGGCGATGCATTCCTCTCCAAGCAATGAATTCAGAAAATTGATTCTAACTTTAAAAACCGCGTATCTGATTCAAAAAGAAAAAAAGGTCCCCTCTTCTTCTTTGCAGCTTTCCGCGCATTCCGGTTTAAAGGAGGAAGAGATACCGATTCTTACAAAAAGACTTTGCGAGTTGGAATTCCTTTCGGAAACGAAAAAAAATGAGTTTGTTCCGATCGCGTCACCCACAGACCTAAGTTTGGGCGACATATATCGAAAAATTCCGGAACCGCTTTTGACCGGAGACAAGGAGTTCAATCTATTCCCGGGCAATCTCCATTCTAAAATTGAAAAGACGGAAGATAAACTTCAGAGCGATTTAGACGGAATTTATTTTTCTGATCTGATCGTTTGA